The DNA region AGGGCCATCCAAATCAGATCGCCGCGAACAAGCGACCCTTCCATACCATTATCCCTGCCTTCGCTACGAAGGATGGATCGCCCTGGCTCTCATTTGGCGTCATGGGCGGCTCCATGCAGCCGCAGGGTCATGTCCAGGTCATGCTCAACCTGATCGAGTACGGAATGGACCCGCAGGAGGCGATCGACGCGGCGCGATTCCGCCACTTCAGCGGGACCACTGTTGCGATCGAGAATCTCGACCCGGAGGTCGGAAGCGCGCTCGAAGCGATGGGCCACGAACTGCGAAGCCCCGACGGAGTCGCGTTTGGAGGTGGGCAAGCGATCCTTAAATTATCTCGAGGATGGGCCGCCGCCTCCGATCCACGAAAAGACGGTATGGCAGCTGGAAATTGAAGAACCTGTGAGCGATCCCGATTCGGTAATCCCTTTCGACCGTCTACCCGACAACTTCGCGGCGAGTATCGGGAACCCGTCTGGGGTGCCGGCTGCACCGAGGCCAGCTGCCACCATCGTGCTTCTACGCGATGCACCCACAGGGATGGAGCTTCTTCTTATGCGGAGAAGCAGGAGCGCCGGCTTCGTCCCAGGCGCCTACGTCTTTCCGGGTGGCCGAGTCGACGGAACCGATGCGATGCCCGCGGTCATCGAGCGACTCGACGACCTGACGGTCGACGGCGCTGAGTCGAGGCTTGTCTTGCCCAGGGCTGAGCCTCCTGCGATCGCATATTATCTCGCGGCGCTGAGGGAGGCCTTCGAAGAGACTGGCATCCTTGTGGGGATCCGCTCCGATGGATCCGCCCCTCCGACAGCCGCGGAGGACGCCAATGTAGATCGAGTACGGAACCAGCTCATGAACGATGACATCTCGTTCGCAGACGCAATCGCACGACTTCAGTGCCGTATTGCCGGTGATGCGATCGAATACATCGCTCACTGGATCACACCCCTGCCCGAGCCGCGACGCTACGACACACGGTTCTTCGCGGCAAAAGTGCGTTCTGGTGCCACGCCGATCGTCGACCCACGAGAGATGACGGACGCAGTCTGGGTCGGGCCGCAGGAAGCCCTCGACCGCTGTGACCTTGGCGAGCTGCCGATGGTTTTTCCGACCATCAAGACAATTGAGCAACTCACTCTGTACGAGAGTGCGGACGAGGCCCTCGACGGCTTTGCCGGCAAGCCAGTGCGGACAATCCTGCCGACCCTCGTCATCACATCGACTGGTGTTGGCCTCCAGATCGAGGAGTAGCGGTCTGCGTCCGGGTTCGGGCAAGGGTTCGTCGACCTTTTTTCTTGCCCATGCGGTATCAGCCGAGAGAGTTAGCCCGAGAATCAAGGGATCTGACACAATCGATCCGCCTTCTGAACACCCTCAGCCTTTCCAGCAGCAATGAATCGTTCTTCGATCGCAAACCTCTCTTCGCCACCGCTGCGTTCAGTTTCGCGAATGCCCTGGCCGCCCAAGGAAATACCGCGCCGCTCGAAGACGCCGCGATAGCGATTCGGGGCAATGAGATTCTGATCTTAGCGAGCCGGATCGAGCTGCTTTTCGACCCCGACGCGCCACGCGACGCGATCGTGACCAAACCTTGGGGCTGGATATGTCATTCCCGGCCTGATTGACGCGCATGTCCACCTCGTGCCGGTACCCAATCGCGATCGTGCGGAGGCCGAGTTGTACCGCCTGCTCTACTCGGGCGTGATCGCGGTGCGGGACATGGCCAACTACCCGCGCGCCGAAGAGCCGGGCAACTAACCTCCAGCTACATTGGGCGCCCAGTCCTCGAGTCACCAGGTTCACCTTGAGACGTCTTTGCCCTGCTCTTCTTCTCGCCGCCAGCTTCTCGGCCTGCGTGCCGTCGGCACGCATCGACGACGACTCTGCTGCTCGAAAAGCTGAAATAACGATCCGTTCGCTCATGGCCGCCCGGGAGCGCGGTGACGTAACACTCGTCGAAGACCTCTTCTGGCCCGAGGCCACCTATGACGACTTTCCGAACCAGCATACGTATCAGGGCTTCCAGGAGATCATAGGGTACGTGACCGCATTGCACGCCTGGGCAGACGATGTCTACTGGAGCGTCGGAGCGGTTCACATCACGGAAACGGGCGCCATAGCGGAGTGGATTTTCTCAGCCACGCAGGCGCGGCCGATCGGCACGCAGGTCCCGGTCGCCACGGGCCGCGAAGTGATGACCAACGGGGTAACCCTCATCCAGATCGAGAACGGTCGGATCGTCCGTGCAGCGGACTACATGGACACCACTCCGATGATGCTTCAGCTCGGCGGGCGTCTCCAGATGCCAGGTGGGTCGGTGATCACGCTCGAGGATGGCCGCTGACGCGCCGCAGCGATGGCCGATCGTCGGAGCTCGTCTGTGGCATTCGCAGGGAGCGCCTCGCGGCTGATCCGCAGCAGTCGATCACTCGCGTGAACTTCATCGCTGACCCGGTCGCATCGACCCCGCGATCACGCTGAGGCGCGAGTAGCGCCCCCACCCGGTCTACATCTGCCGGTACGCGGGTCCGCTGCCGCCTTCACGCGGCGTCCATCTTGGGCCCAGAACATCGGTCGCCTTGCAGTCAATGCAATTCGGTGCGTTGACGACCAACTTGTCACCATCGCGTTCGTAGACGCCCGCGGGACAGAGGTGGACATACATCTCGGCTGCTTCCGCACTCACGTCCTCCCCGATCACGAGATGTGACGGGATGTCGTCGCGCGTCTGATTGCCGGACTTGTAGACGGCGTCGACCTTCGAGAACGTGAGCTTGCCATCGGGTACGACCTTCGACGGTTCGGACGCGAGCCGCTTCGTCTCAGCCGCGTCCTCCTCGATCGAGATCTTTCCACCAGGAAAGGCTCCTCCGGTAACCGTCATGAGGCCGGCCTTCACGCCACCTGAGTAGAATCCACTCTTGAACGCCAGGCGCATGTTCCGCGTGGCCTTCAGGTCCTTCATGATCACGCTCTGGTCGACGGCCGTCGTGTAGCCGGCGAGCGCCTCGCGAGAAGTGTCACCCTTCTTGAGGGCATCGAAGATCTGACGTGCGGCCATGATCCCGGAATGCATCGCGTAGTGGATGCCCTTCAAAGACGAGACTTCGACGTACCCGGCAGCATCCCCGACAATGATCAGCCCATCGCCATGCCGCTCCTTTGGGACGGAGTAATAACCACCCT from Longimicrobiales bacterium includes:
- a CDS encoding nuclear transport factor 2 family protein yields the protein MRRLCPALLLAASFSACVPSARIDDDSAARKAEITIRSLMAARERGDVTLVEDLFWPEATYDDFPNQHTYQGFQEIIGYVTALHAWADDVYWSVGAVHITETGAIAEWIFSATQARPIGTQVPVATGREVMTNGVTLIQIENGRIVRAADYMDTTPMMLQLGGRLQMPGGSVITLEDGR